The proteins below come from a single Chrysoperla carnea chromosome 1, inChrCarn1.1, whole genome shotgun sequence genomic window:
- the LOC123298485 gene encoding glutathione synthetase-like — MGIVDLTSELGIYGVIIGNSSEILYNKQSGYMLRSKFAEANGIGVIRIKNGGIDTPYLN, encoded by the exons ATGGGAATTGTAGATTTAACATCTGAACTAGGCATATATGGTGTGATCATCGG aaattcAAGTGAGATTTTGTATAACAAACAATCTGGTTATATGCTACGAAGTAAATTTGCGGAAGCTAATGGAATTGGAgttattagaataaaaaatggAGGTATTGACACTCCTTATTTGAATTAG